In Acidobacteriaceae bacterium, the following are encoded in one genomic region:
- a CDS encoding M13 family metallopeptidase — MRPIAVLSLLAAFGVSAAVAQSASAPTAPPKPILLDIAGIDKTADPCTDFYQYACGNWRKEHPLPSDKTRFGRFNELHDYNVYSLYTEMKAAADAPKTPLQKKYGDYFASCMNTEKIDSLGIKPLDPQFAQIDALKSVAGLSELNAHLVNTHGRAFFFNVGVGQDQKDSSQQILMTGQGGLSLPDRDYYLNDDARSTALRAKYVEHIKKMFVLAGDKPEVAAKEADDVLRIETELAKGSMARVEMRDPAKRYHIMTIAEAEAQSPVYNWEKFLVGINMAQAKTMNVSSPGYVTTVQQVLTTEPLPALKAYMRWHVLHGAAADLSKPFEDENFDFFHRTLAGQKEPEARWKRCVQETDGALGEAVGQDWVKQYFPPAAKDNMEHLIKALEASMSVDIDHLDWMSSDTKVQAHDKLNAIVDKIGYPQHWRDYSSVVVKRDDFVGNETRVGVFEDRRNLNKFGKPVDTTEWGMTPPTVNAYYSPSQNNINFPAGILQPPFYDHSLDAAVNFGGIGVVIGHEMTHGFDDQGAKYDLHGNVRQWWTEEDKTKFETRTSCLADEYSGFEVAPDQKLNGRLTLGENTADNGGLRISFQAMEKTIAENKEKALPGYVDGKRDGYTAEQRFFLAFGQVWCENSTEQSRRMAAKVDPHSAGQWRTNGSVQNFDEFGKAFGCKVGSPMRPANGGCRVW, encoded by the coding sequence ATGCGTCCTATTGCAGTTCTGTCGTTGCTCGCCGCGTTCGGCGTTTCCGCCGCCGTGGCGCAGAGTGCGTCCGCGCCCACCGCTCCACCCAAGCCCATCCTGCTCGACATCGCCGGTATCGACAAGACCGCCGACCCCTGCACGGATTTCTATCAGTACGCCTGCGGCAACTGGCGCAAGGAGCATCCGCTTCCCTCGGATAAGACCCGTTTCGGTCGCTTCAATGAGCTGCATGACTACAACGTCTACTCGCTCTACACCGAGATGAAGGCTGCCGCAGACGCGCCCAAGACGCCGCTGCAGAAGAAGTACGGCGACTACTTTGCCTCCTGCATGAACACCGAGAAGATTGACTCGCTCGGCATCAAGCCCCTCGATCCTCAATTCGCCCAGATCGACGCTCTGAAGAGCGTTGCCGGTCTCAGCGAGCTGAACGCTCACCTCGTGAACACCCACGGCCGCGCCTTCTTCTTCAACGTTGGCGTTGGGCAGGATCAGAAGGACAGCTCGCAACAGATTCTGATGACCGGTCAGGGCGGCCTCTCGCTTCCCGACCGCGACTACTACCTGAACGATGATGCTCGCTCAACGGCTCTCCGTGCGAAGTACGTCGAGCACATCAAGAAGATGTTCGTACTCGCCGGCGACAAGCCCGAGGTTGCGGCCAAGGAAGCTGACGACGTTCTCCGCATCGAAACCGAACTGGCCAAGGGCTCGATGGCTCGCGTCGAAATGCGTGACCCGGCCAAGCGTTATCACATCATGACCATCGCCGAAGCCGAGGCGCAGTCGCCTGTCTACAACTGGGAGAAGTTTCTGGTCGGCATCAACATGGCACAGGCGAAGACGATGAACGTTTCTTCGCCCGGCTACGTCACGACCGTGCAGCAGGTGCTCACCACCGAGCCCCTTCCCGCCCTGAAGGCGTACATGCGTTGGCACGTTCTGCACGGCGCTGCGGCTGATCTTTCCAAGCCGTTTGAAGACGAGAACTTTGACTTCTTCCACCGCACGCTGGCTGGACAGAAGGAGCCTGAAGCTCGCTGGAAGCGTTGCGTACAGGAAACCGACGGCGCGCTCGGCGAAGCCGTTGGCCAGGATTGGGTAAAGCAGTACTTCCCGCCCGCAGCCAAGGACAACATGGAGCACCTGATCAAGGCGCTCGAAGCTTCCATGTCGGTGGACATCGACCACCTCGACTGGATGAGCTCGGACACCAAGGTGCAGGCACACGACAAGCTGAACGCGATCGTCGACAAGATCGGCTATCCGCAGCACTGGCGCGACTACTCCTCGGTCGTCGTCAAGCGTGATGACTTTGTCGGCAACGAGACGCGTGTTGGCGTCTTCGAAGACCGCCGCAACCTCAATAAGTTCGGCAAGCCGGTGGACACGACCGAGTGGGGCATGACGCCTCCGACGGTCAATGCCTACTACTCGCCCTCGCAGAACAACATCAACTTCCCGGCCGGCATTCTGCAGCCTCCCTTCTATGACCACTCGCTCGATGCAGCCGTAAACTTCGGCGGTATCGGCGTGGTGATCGGCCACGAAATGACTCACGGCTTTGACGATCAGGGCGCCAAGTATGACCTGCACGGCAATGTTCGCCAGTGGTGGACCGAAGAGGACAAGACGAAGTTCGAAACCCGCACCAGCTGCCTCGCAGATGAGTACTCGGGCTTCGAAGTCGCTCCTGACCAGAAGCTGAACGGCCGTCTGACGCTCGGCGAGAACACCGCTGATAACGGTGGCCTCCGTATCTCCTTCCAGGCGATGGAGAAGACGATCGCGGAGAACAAGGAAAAGGCGTTGCCTGGCTACGTCGACGGCAAGCGCGACGGCTACACAGCCGAGCAGCGCTTCTTCCTCGCCTTCGGTCAGGTCTGGTGCGAAAACTCGACCGAACAGAGCCGCCGCATGGCTGCCAAGGTCGATCCGCACTCGGCTGGCCAGTGGCGTACGAACGGTTCCGTGCAGAACTTTGACGAGTTCGGCAAGGCGTTTGGCTGCAAGGTGGGCTCGCCCATGCGTCCCGCAAACGGTGGCTGCCGCGTCTGGTAA
- the rpmE gene encoding 50S ribosomal protein L31, with amino-acid sequence MPKQGIHPQYDETTVRCACGNNFQTRSTHKGDIVLEICSACHPFFTGKQKLVDTAGRIDRFRRKFAATEAKKAEAAAK; translated from the coding sequence ATGCCTAAGCAGGGAATTCACCCTCAGTACGACGAAACCACCGTGCGCTGCGCGTGCGGCAACAACTTCCAGACCCGTTCCACGCACAAGGGCGACATCGTTCTTGAAATCTGCTCCGCCTGCCACCCCTTCTTCACCGGCAAGCAGAAGCTCGTGGACACCGCCGGCCGTATCGACCGCTTCCGCCGCAAGTTTGCTGCAACCGAAGCCAAGAAGGCCGAAGCCGCCGCGAAGTAA
- a CDS encoding putative metal-dependent hydrolase — protein MSEARDPRYPVGRFVRPESMSAEEREMALNTIAEMPEQMRAAVDDLSEEQLNTPYREGGWTLRQVVHHVADAHMGGLTRVRKALSEDWPEVFAYDESAWAKQADYDSPVEWSLELIEALHARWEMLFAHVHEDQWTTRGILHPERGRMSLEVLLATYEWHSRHHLAHITHLRTERGW, from the coding sequence ATGAGCGAAGCACGCGATCCACGGTATCCGGTAGGCCGGTTTGTACGCCCCGAAAGCATGTCCGCCGAAGAGCGCGAGATGGCCCTGAACACCATTGCCGAGATGCCGGAACAGATGCGTGCGGCGGTCGATGACTTGAGCGAAGAGCAACTCAACACGCCGTATCGCGAAGGCGGCTGGACGCTGCGGCAGGTCGTACATCATGTGGCCGACGCGCACATGGGCGGCCTGACCCGCGTACGCAAAGCGCTCTCAGAAGACTGGCCGGAGGTCTTTGCCTATGACGAGTCCGCATGGGCAAAGCAGGCCGACTACGACTCGCCGGTCGAGTGGTCGCTCGAGCTGATTGAAGCGCTGCACGCGCGGTGGGAGATGCTCTTTGCCCACGTACACGAGGACCAGTGGACAACGCGCGGCATCCTGCACCCGGAGCGCGGACGCATGTCGCTCGAGGTTCTGCTGGCAACGTACGAGTGGCACTCGCGACACCATCTGGCGCACATCACGCACCTGCGCACAGAACGCGGATGGTGA
- a CDS encoding DUF2393 family protein, with product MSAMFAKPNSRPEDRTFPTTAVAIAAVAVVILVAVLVLLGRRHGPAFDPSKPQPAAAYATNLEVTDLKMSQSDTMAGGKVLYLDGHVTNKGPQTVNGITVQVLFGNDANMPPEVKTEDMQIIRMREPEVDAVPVSMAPLAPGAGADFRLIVENVYDNWNQQLPKLTAIVVGTK from the coding sequence ATGAGCGCGATGTTTGCCAAGCCCAACTCCCGTCCTGAAGATCGTACATTTCCGACCACCGCTGTAGCGATTGCGGCCGTAGCCGTGGTGATTCTGGTGGCCGTCCTCGTGCTGCTGGGACGGCGGCACGGACCAGCCTTTGACCCAAGCAAGCCGCAACCCGCAGCAGCCTACGCGACCAATCTGGAAGTCACCGACCTGAAGATGAGCCAGTCGGACACGATGGCTGGCGGCAAGGTGCTCTACCTCGACGGCCATGTAACGAACAAAGGTCCGCAGACGGTGAACGGGATTACCGTGCAGGTGCTCTTTGGCAACGATGCCAACATGCCGCCCGAAGTTAAAACAGAAGACATGCAGATTATCCGGATGCGCGAACCCGAAGTGGATGCGGTTCCCGTGAGCATGGCTCCGCTGGCCCCGGGGGCTGGAGCGGATTTTCGCTTAATCGTGGAGAACGTTTATGACAACTGGAATCAGCAGTTGCCAAAGCTGACAGCCATCGTCGTGGGAACGAAGTAA
- a CDS encoding aldo/keto reductase, with protein sequence MAAKTFRLGGDLEINRLGYGAMRITGEGIWGPPKDPEGAKKVLRHAVELGVNFIDTADAYGPTVSEPLIGDALAPYKPGVVVATKAGLTRTGPMQWHPVGRAEYLTQQVHMSLRWLKVERLDLWQLHRIDPKTPLEESLGAAKKLQDEGKIRHVGLSEVSVEEIEKARKIVDVVSVQNEYNLTTRKSEAVLEYCEKHNIAFIPWFPVASGKLAQPGGKLDTFAKQHDATVSQLSLAWLLQRSPVILPIPGTTSVQHLEENVKSQEITLSEAEWAEVEAATKG encoded by the coding sequence ATGGCAGCGAAGACATTTCGACTTGGCGGCGATCTGGAGATCAATCGCCTTGGTTACGGCGCAATGCGCATCACCGGCGAAGGGATCTGGGGCCCGCCGAAAGATCCTGAAGGAGCAAAGAAAGTACTGCGCCACGCCGTCGAACTGGGCGTGAACTTCATCGATACCGCAGACGCATACGGCCCGACCGTAAGTGAACCGCTGATCGGCGATGCACTCGCTCCCTATAAGCCCGGCGTGGTGGTCGCCACGAAGGCAGGCCTTACCCGCACCGGCCCGATGCAGTGGCATCCGGTGGGCCGTGCGGAGTATCTGACGCAGCAGGTTCACATGAGCCTGCGCTGGTTGAAGGTGGAACGCCTCGATCTCTGGCAGCTTCATCGCATCGACCCGAAAACACCGCTTGAAGAGTCGCTCGGCGCAGCGAAAAAGCTGCAGGACGAAGGCAAAATCCGTCATGTAGGCCTGAGTGAAGTCTCCGTCGAAGAGATCGAAAAGGCACGCAAGATCGTTGACGTCGTCAGCGTACAGAACGAGTACAACCTGACGACGCGCAAGAGCGAAGCCGTGCTGGAGTACTGCGAGAAGCACAACATCGCCTTCATCCCGTGGTTCCCTGTCGCTTCCGGCAAGCTGGCACAACCCGGCGGCAAGCTCGACACCTTCGCAAAGCAACATGACGCGACGGTCTCGCAGCTTTCGCTGGCGTGGTTGCTGCAACGCTCACCGGTCATCCTCCCCATCCCCGGCACCACGTCCGTTCAGCACCTCGAAGAGAACGTGAAGTCTCAGGAGATCACGCTCAGCGAAGCCGAGTGGGCAGAAGTTGAAGCAGCCACCAAGGGATAA
- a CDS encoding ATP-binding protein → MEELCPICEGAGMRVVERPNGIRMAEQCVCRATRKAARMVEAARIPQRYAHCTLESYETLGNRSLNAAMVQARNFVKAYPFETGGNGLLLTGSIGVGKTHLAVGMLQALIAERGARGLFFDYRDLLKQVQNSYNRSVDVTELEILQPVFEAEVLVLDELGANKPTDWVWDTVAHILNTRYNDRRTTIITTNYANQGPLGSELNATRNVMREESLGDRIGERMRSRLQEMCVVVEMTGHDFRQTVKRATFA, encoded by the coding sequence ATGGAAGAGCTTTGCCCGATTTGCGAAGGCGCTGGAATGCGCGTGGTGGAACGCCCCAACGGCATCCGCATGGCCGAACAGTGTGTTTGCCGCGCAACCCGCAAGGCTGCGCGCATGGTCGAAGCTGCTCGAATTCCCCAGCGGTACGCGCACTGCACGCTGGAAAGCTATGAAACACTCGGCAACCGCTCGCTGAACGCCGCGATGGTGCAGGCACGCAACTTCGTGAAGGCCTACCCCTTTGAAACAGGCGGCAACGGCTTGCTCCTGACCGGTTCGATCGGAGTAGGCAAGACCCATCTCGCCGTCGGGATGCTGCAGGCGTTGATCGCCGAACGCGGCGCGCGAGGCCTGTTTTTCGACTACCGCGACCTCCTCAAGCAGGTGCAGAACAGCTACAACCGCTCGGTCGATGTCACAGAGTTGGAGATTCTGCAGCCCGTGTTTGAAGCCGAAGTGCTGGTGCTGGACGAACTCGGTGCCAACAAGCCGACCGACTGGGTCTGGGACACGGTCGCCCACATCCTGAACACCCGCTACAACGACCGCCGCACCACCATCATCACCACGAACTACGCGAACCAGGGGCCGCTCGGCTCAGAACTGAACGCGACCCGCAACGTGATGCGTGAGGAGTCGCTCGGCGACCGCATCGGCGAACGCATGCGTTCGCGCCTGCAGGAGATGTGCGTGGTGGTCGAGATGACCGGCCACGACTTCCGTCAGACGGTGAAGCGCGCCACCTTTGCCTAG
- a CDS encoding beta-propeller fold lactonase family protein, with amino-acid sequence MKLSLSGRFALALFATLTLGLGMTGCGGGTVAFLWVLGQQYNQVASFKVDDYTGNLTQTPHQPFTSGGSTPVAIQVKTGGRYVYVLNQGTLPADCTADTVACQEHWTNGNVSVFSVGGDGVLTFQQSYVTQGFKGKWMAFDSTGNYLYVLDQYSPSGDGNGSVTAYSVDSSSGRLYLVQNTQSVANGAAASTYFEVGSSSLQIPTPFKMMSTGSCLFINNNNTILPYTFSSGQLVVATNGAVQLSSANISSIGGNSTLMSITDSTANTVALYSISSTCSLTAINGGTFSMAALGTANPQYSIIDSSGKYLYVLNQSTTSTLPTITYSSIMGFTINQTNSQLQAIAGAPWSVGSNPTCLVEDPTNQYLYTSDHDTGTVTGKVIDTTTGIISALTRGSTFTATGQAQCLAISGSVD; translated from the coding sequence ATGAAGTTGAGTTTGTCTGGCCGTTTTGCATTGGCTCTGTTCGCAACACTGACGCTGGGCCTTGGCATGACGGGTTGCGGTGGTGGTACTGTCGCATTTCTGTGGGTCCTGGGTCAGCAATATAACCAGGTCGCCTCGTTCAAGGTGGATGATTACACCGGCAACCTGACGCAGACTCCGCATCAGCCGTTTACTTCGGGTGGAAGCACTCCCGTCGCTATTCAGGTGAAGACCGGCGGACGTTACGTCTACGTGTTGAACCAGGGCACTCTGCCTGCTGATTGCACCGCAGACACCGTAGCCTGCCAGGAGCACTGGACCAACGGCAACGTCAGCGTCTTCTCTGTCGGTGGCGATGGTGTCCTCACCTTCCAGCAGAGCTACGTGACGCAGGGCTTCAAGGGCAAGTGGATGGCATTCGACTCCACGGGCAACTACCTCTACGTTCTCGATCAGTACTCGCCTTCCGGCGACGGCAACGGTTCTGTCACGGCTTACTCGGTAGACAGCTCTTCCGGCCGCCTGTACCTCGTGCAGAACACGCAGTCGGTAGCCAACGGTGCAGCCGCGTCGACCTACTTTGAGGTTGGCAGCTCTTCCCTCCAGATCCCGACACCGTTCAAGATGATGTCGACGGGCTCGTGCCTCTTCATCAACAACAACAACACGATCCTGCCGTACACGTTCTCGAGCGGACAGCTGGTTGTTGCTACTAACGGTGCGGTTCAGCTCTCTTCGGCGAATATCTCGTCGATCGGTGGCAACAGCACGCTGATGAGCATCACGGACTCGACCGCAAACACGGTTGCCCTGTACTCGATCTCGTCCACCTGCTCGCTGACCGCGATCAACGGCGGTACGTTCAGCATGGCAGCGCTGGGTACCGCGAACCCGCAGTACTCGATCATCGACAGCTCAGGCAAGTACCTCTATGTCCTGAACCAGTCGACGACCTCGACCCTGCCGACGATCACGTACAGCTCGATCATGGGCTTCACGATCAACCAGACCAACAGCCAGCTTCAGGCTATCGCTGGTGCACCCTGGTCCGTGGGTTCGAATCCGACCTGCCTGGTAGAAGATCCGACCAACCAGTACCTCTACACGTCGGATCACGACACTGGAACCGTAACGGGCAAGGTGATCGATACCACAACGGGTATCATCTCCGCTCTCACTCGTGGCTCGACCTTTACAGCCACCGGTCAGGCCCAGTGCCTCGCAATCTCCGGTTCGGTTGACTAA
- a CDS encoding beta-propeller fold lactonase family protein, which translates to MKFSKLGQTVMTAGLSLAMTLGLSACSRDYIAAYVYAPSASNGTIGAYAVDYQSGILTQISGSPFASQLTNPTRAIASPDGKSLYVVGGSQNSQVEAFSIGTDGKLYGLNTVNLASGATYPAGSAIDSTGKFLYVTYTYQNGYGPQSLGSGGVSIFPIDTTTGKLGTPTNLNLTPSVSGSIVNPIGITVTIPVSTTGNNVYVYITAQQSTPTAGITYEYQMNTTTGALTPLATPTISSGVNPSFVIAEPSSRYVYVADKTSNQIVGFQLASTGVLSTLSSSPFTTGLYPVSMTIDPRGKYLYAVNYNANTVSGFTINHIDGSLGGIAAVGSFSTSTGPNCVTVDPSVGNYLYTSNYLDNSISGAQLRSEDGTLTAVANTPFTGVTEPSCITSVANGSHADSYVYPK; encoded by the coding sequence ATGAAGTTCTCCAAGCTGGGCCAGACCGTGATGACTGCCGGGCTTTCGCTCGCGATGACCCTCGGCCTTTCCGCCTGCAGCCGCGATTACATCGCCGCCTATGTCTATGCGCCCTCGGCTTCCAACGGAACCATCGGGGCCTACGCTGTCGATTACCAGAGCGGCATCCTCACCCAGATCTCTGGCTCGCCCTTCGCCTCGCAGCTGACGAACCCGACCCGCGCGATCGCTTCGCCGGACGGCAAGTCGCTCTACGTGGTTGGCGGAAGCCAGAACTCACAGGTGGAGGCTTTCTCCATCGGTACGGACGGCAAGCTGTATGGCTTGAACACGGTCAACCTGGCTTCGGGTGCTACGTATCCGGCGGGCAGCGCGATCGACTCCACCGGCAAGTTCCTCTACGTGACATACACGTATCAGAACGGCTACGGTCCCCAGTCGCTCGGTTCCGGTGGCGTCAGCATCTTCCCGATCGACACCACGACCGGCAAGCTGGGCACGCCGACGAACCTGAACCTGACCCCTTCGGTCAGCGGTTCGATCGTGAACCCGATAGGCATTACCGTTACGATTCCTGTTTCAACCACCGGCAACAACGTGTATGTCTACATCACGGCTCAACAGAGCACGCCGACGGCAGGCATCACGTACGAGTACCAGATGAATACGACGACCGGCGCTCTTACGCCGCTCGCTACTCCGACGATCTCGTCTGGTGTGAATCCGTCGTTCGTCATCGCGGAGCCCTCTTCGCGCTACGTTTACGTAGCGGATAAGACCTCGAACCAGATCGTGGGCTTCCAACTCGCCAGCACAGGCGTTCTCAGCACGTTGTCTTCCAGTCCGTTCACCACGGGTCTGTACCCGGTGTCGATGACCATCGACCCGCGTGGCAAGTATCTTTACGCGGTTAACTACAACGCAAACACGGTATCCGGCTTCACCATCAATCATATTGATGGTTCGCTGGGTGGCATCGCGGCAGTGGGTAGCTTCTCTACCTCCACCGGCCCGAACTGTGTGACGGTTGATCCTTCCGTCGGTAACTACCTCTACACCTCGAACTACCTGGATAACTCGATCTCGGGTGCCCAGCTTCGCAGTGAAGACGGTACGCTCACCGCAGTCGCGAACACGCCGTTCACCGGTGTTACCGAGCCTAGCTGCATTACCTCGGTTGCGAACGGTAGCCACGCTGACTCCTACGTCTACCCGAAATGA
- the dusB gene encoding tRNA dihydrouridine synthase DusB, producing the protein MGNDEKYWRNKFSPAQNPASPETNVPAEFTIGNVRIAPATVLAPMAGVTDTIFRRFIKNASMFAANTSSADVDQTTSNERSGCGLIMTEFTSADGLSRMRETKRKRYLTYYDDEHPISAQIFGSNPETLAESALICQDAGFDIIDLNLGCPAKRVVACNGGSGLLRDLPLIQKIFERVRGNVTIPFTVKFRMGWNESSIVCVELAKMAEDCGLNAVALHARTREQGYAGEARWEWIASVKDAVKIPVIGNGDIRTPEDAAAMVEATKCDAVMIGRAAPANPWIFRQIAEYTANGTYTKPTEADRYRMIRDYFERLMEELDEHPQFEGLAETDAEKKQRKVHESAQRDAIGRMKQFASWFTHGVPGGGTLRREIFESKRAAEVVDKIDAFFAERDRLGKLNSTTEAAAVEADAELDATPAAWG; encoded by the coding sequence ATGGGAAACGACGAAAAATACTGGAGAAACAAGTTTTCACCGGCACAAAACCCGGCATCTCCCGAAACGAATGTTCCTGCTGAGTTCACCATCGGCAATGTCCGCATTGCGCCCGCGACCGTGCTCGCGCCGATGGCGGGTGTCACGGACACGATCTTCCGTCGCTTCATCAAGAACGCTTCGATGTTTGCGGCGAACACCTCGTCGGCTGACGTCGATCAGACGACCTCCAATGAGCGCTCAGGTTGCGGGCTCATTATGACCGAGTTCACCTCGGCGGATGGCTTGTCGCGAATGCGCGAGACCAAGCGCAAGCGCTACCTGACGTATTACGACGACGAGCATCCGATCTCGGCGCAGATCTTCGGCTCCAATCCTGAGACGCTCGCGGAAAGCGCCCTCATCTGCCAGGATGCAGGCTTCGACATCATCGACCTGAACCTGGGCTGCCCGGCGAAACGTGTCGTGGCATGCAACGGTGGCTCCGGCCTGCTGCGCGACCTGCCGCTGATTCAAAAGATCTTCGAGCGTGTTCGCGGGAACGTGACGATCCCGTTCACCGTGAAGTTCCGCATGGGCTGGAACGAGTCCAGCATCGTCTGCGTGGAGCTTGCGAAAATGGCGGAAGATTGTGGTCTGAACGCCGTCGCGCTGCATGCTCGTACGCGCGAGCAGGGTTACGCCGGCGAAGCGCGTTGGGAGTGGATCGCCTCCGTGAAGGATGCGGTGAAGATTCCCGTTATCGGTAATGGTGACATTCGTACGCCGGAAGATGCGGCGGCGATGGTGGAAGCGACGAAGTGCGATGCCGTGATGATCGGCCGCGCGGCGCCTGCCAATCCGTGGATCTTCCGCCAGATTGCGGAGTACACCGCGAACGGCACCTACACGAAGCCCACCGAGGCTGATCGCTACCGCATGATTCGCGACTACTTCGAGCGGTTGATGGAAGAGCTTGACGAGCATCCGCAGTTTGAAGGCCTTGCCGAAACCGACGCCGAGAAGAAGCAGCGTAAGGTGCATGAGAGTGCGCAGCGAGACGCGATTGGCAGGATGAAGCAGTTTGCCTCATGGTTCACGCACGGCGTACCTGGCGGCGGAACACTGCGTCGCGAAATCTTCGAATCCAAGCGTGCGGCCGAGGTTGTCGACAAGATCGACGCCTTCTTCGCCGAGCGTGATCGTTTGGGCAAGTTGAACAGCACGACCGAGGCCGCGGCTGTAGAGGCTGATGCCGAACTCGATGCCACGCCCGCAGCCTGGGGCTGA
- a CDS encoding Fic family protein, whose protein sequence is MSFERHLPYNDLPELPPAVDLESVAILKHVIAASRALERLRGTSARLPNPRVLINGIVLQEARLSSEVENIVTTNDELYRAAAAADGATDPATKEVLRYREALWYGFDQISKRPLSPSLFVELVGIIRQTSAGVRSTPGTNLKSSLGEVIYTPPEGDTLLQAKLTNLTDYIHAEDMVEPLVKLAVMHYQFEAIHPFTDGNGRTGRILNILYLVQKGLLDLPVLYLSHYILRNKAAYYAGLRGVTEQGDWNSWVIFTLKAVEETSQETCRLIETLLRLMDEARVLFRASYPNAYSKDLIEAIFSNPYCRIRFIEQALDVSRPTASGYLQKLRELGLLHEIRVGRDVYYVNEKMLAALNTSR, encoded by the coding sequence ATGTCCTTCGAACGGCATCTTCCTTATAATGATCTTCCAGAACTGCCGCCTGCGGTAGATCTGGAGTCTGTAGCGATTCTGAAGCACGTGATTGCGGCTTCTCGCGCGCTTGAGAGGCTGCGCGGCACGTCGGCTCGTTTGCCGAACCCGCGTGTGCTTATTAACGGAATCGTCCTGCAGGAAGCGCGTCTTTCGTCCGAAGTCGAAAATATTGTCACAACGAATGATGAGCTTTATCGTGCAGCTGCGGCAGCGGACGGAGCTACGGATCCAGCGACCAAGGAGGTGCTCCGCTATCGAGAGGCTCTTTGGTATGGATTCGACCAAATCAGTAAGCGCCCATTGTCTCCAAGTCTCTTCGTAGAGCTTGTGGGGATCATCCGCCAAACCTCTGCCGGTGTCCGCAGTACTCCAGGGACGAACCTCAAGTCTTCGCTGGGGGAGGTTATTTATACGCCTCCTGAAGGGGATACCCTGCTGCAGGCGAAGCTGACAAACCTGACCGACTACATCCATGCGGAGGATATGGTTGAGCCGCTGGTAAAGCTTGCGGTCATGCACTATCAGTTTGAAGCGATTCACCCATTTACGGATGGCAATGGACGTACGGGCCGCATTCTGAACATCCTTTATCTGGTGCAAAAGGGGCTGCTTGATCTTCCCGTGCTCTATCTATCGCATTACATTCTTCGTAATAAGGCCGCATACTATGCGGGGTTGCGAGGGGTAACGGAGCAAGGTGACTGGAACTCCTGGGTAATCTTCACGCTCAAGGCGGTCGAAGAAACCTCGCAGGAGACCTGCAGACTGATCGAGACGCTCCTTCGCCTCATGGACGAGGCCAGGGTGCTATTCCGCGCCAGCTATCCAAATGCCTATAGCAAAGATCTTATTGAAGCGATCTTCAGTAATCCCTATTGCCGAATTCGATTCATCGAGCAAGCTTTGGATGTAAGCCGCCCAACAGCTTCGGGATATTTGCAAAAGCTAAGAGAGCTAGGTCTTTTGCACGAGATCCGAGTTGGCCGTGACGTCTACTATGTAAACGAAAAGATGTTGGCGGCTTTGAATACGTCGCGGTAG
- the kdsA gene encoding 3-deoxy-8-phosphooctulonate synthase, translating to MHSNAFTLGPIQVGSPKLFLIAGPCVLESEQHARTLGASIARIASDLGLPYVFKASYDKANRTSISSFRGPGLIEGCRILRAVGQELGVPVLTDIHTPEQATQASEELGDVEALLQIPAFLCRQTDLLIAAAETGRAINIKKGQFVAPSDMKHAVQKVVDSGNTRVSLTERGASFGYNNLVVDMRSLPIMRGYAPVIFDGTHSVQTPSGNNGTSGGQPEFIPVLAKAAVAAGVDGLFLEVHENPAAAKSDGANALHLNNLKPLLETLLAIHAAAK from the coding sequence ATGCACTCGAATGCCTTCACCCTCGGACCGATCCAGGTTGGTTCTCCGAAGCTCTTCCTCATCGCCGGCCCCTGTGTCCTCGAAAGCGAACAGCACGCCCGCACCCTCGGCGCTTCCATTGCGCGTATCGCCTCGGATCTCGGCCTTCCGTACGTCTTCAAGGCCTCGTACGATAAGGCCAATCGCACCTCGATCAGTTCGTTCCGAGGTCCCGGGCTTATCGAGGGCTGCCGCATCCTGCGTGCTGTTGGGCAGGAACTCGGCGTGCCGGTGCTCACCGATATCCATACGCCCGAGCAGGCCACGCAGGCCTCGGAGGAGCTTGGCGATGTTGAGGCGCTGCTCCAAATCCCGGCGTTCCTCTGCCGCCAGACCGATCTGCTGATCGCCGCGGCGGAAACCGGCCGTGCGATCAACATCAAGAAGGGGCAGTTCGTCGCTCCCAGCGATATGAAGCACGCTGTTCAGAAGGTTGTCGACAGCGGGAACACGCGCGTTTCCCTCACGGAACGTGGTGCCAGCTTTGGCTACAACAACCTCGTCGTCGACATGCGCTCGCTGCCGATCATGCGTGGCTATGCTCCGGTCATCTTCGACGGAACGCACTCCGTGCAGACGCCTTCGGGCAACAACGGTACCTCTGGCGGTCAGCCCGAGTTCATCCCCGTACTGGCGAAGGCTGCGGTGGCTGCGGGTGTCGACGGCCTCTTTCTCGAGGTGCACGAGAACCCGGCTGCGGCGAAGTCCGACGGAGCGAACGCGCTGCATCTGAACAACCTGAAGCCTCTGCTCGAAACGCTGCTGGCGATTCATGCCGCAGCCAAATAG